The nucleotide window atgtgtggggtagtcatttaaaaatcatgttaaacactgttattatgtgacttgttaagcacatttttagtcctgaacttatttaggcttgccataacaaaagggttgcaTGCTTACTgtctcaagacatttcaacttttaattcatttacaaacatttctaaaaacataattccaacttgacattatggggtattgtgtgtagatcagtgacacaaaatcaaaaTTTAATAAATTAAATTCAGGCAGTAGCACAACAAAaattggaaaaggtcaaggggtgtgaatagtttctgaaggcactgtactgtagaattgcattcattcctatggagaactgctcctactggggagtgcaAATATGGCCGACCGTAGGCTTCAAAACCTCTCAATAGCCAATAGATGGCAtaagcaatccagggtttatatacatcattgaccACCTCTCACATGCTCTCTCCCCCACTTCTAGTTATCAACTTATGGGCCCAAGTTACAGGCAGTGTTATGCCATAGGTTGGAGTGGAAGACCAAGATGTAAAGGTAAATCTCCCATATTTGCCATTGACACACTTGGACATCTATGCATGACTCCCTGTCAAAGCATAACTCCCTGTCAAAGCATGACTCcttgtcaaaataaaggttaaataaaatgaaaataagGCATTGAACTTGTTTGAATAAAGACCACAAATATAATGCACCCATGTATGTGTCTTCCTCAGTGGTAACTTGTGATAAACCTCCTGAGATAATGAATGGCACGATCACAGAGAAGCCTGGCGAAGAGTTACCAGAGTATGGTGGTGTCATACAGTACTCCTGTAATGAAGGTTACACCCTCATTGGAAACAAATCAATTGAGTGCAATGAAGATGGTGAATACAACTCATTACCTCCTGAATGTAAAGGTATGGATTCCATTTATGTTTGATCAATTATCTGCCAACTGTTATGGGTTATATGCTTTACAGAGGATACATTATAAACAGTTGAAGTTAATCAATTTGTTGTAGATCCACCTTCACCCTACATTTAGACACTGCAGGCATGCGTCAGACTATGATAAGGAACATTGTCATTGATCTTCCTTCTGTAAATCCCTGTCAGTGTCATATGTAACAGTGGTGTACACTTGAAGGTGCAATACTGAATAATCATTGTACATTTCTATTTCATAGATGTCAATGACATTCCTTTGAAACCAACAGCAACTAtttcaataacaacaacaacaacaccaacaacaactgTTCCACCCACAATACGAGGTAGAGGAAATCCAAGTAAATCTATGCCAGTGTAATCAAGGGCTTGATTATTAGTTTAATTTGAAATGTGCAGTTTCAGGGAGTAACAGTGGTGTACACTTATTAAAAATGAAAgcactgcgccaccagagtctctgggttcgcgcccaggctctgtcgcagccggccgcgaccgggaggtccgtggggcgacgcacaattggcatagcgagggtttggccggtagggatatccttgtctcatcgcgctccagcgactcctgtggcgggccgggcgcagtgcgcgctaaccaagggggccaggtacacggtgtttcctccgacacattggtgcggctggcttccgggttggaggcgcgctgtgttaagaagcagtgcggcttggttgggttgtgcttcggaggacgcatggctttcaaccttcgtctctcccgagcccgtacgggagttgtagcgatgagacaagatagtaattactagcgattggataccacgaaaaattggggagaaaatgggataaaatttattaaaaaaaaaaaaaaaaaaaaaaaaaaatgaaagcaCTGCATGAAGGTGCAATACTGAATAACCATTGTACATTTCTATTTCATAGATGTCAATGACATTCCTTTGAAACCAACAGCAACTAtttcaataacaacaacaacaacaacaacaacaacaactgttcCACCCACAATACGAGGTAGAGGAAATCCAAGTAAATCTATCCCAGTGTAATCAAGGGCTTGATTATTAGTTTAATTTGAAATGTGCAGTTTCAGGGAGTAACAGTGGTGTACACTTATTAAAAATGAAAGCACTGCATGAAGGTGCAATACTGAATAATCATTGTACATTTCTATTTCATAGATGTCAATGACATTCCTTTGAAACCAACAGCAACTAtttcaataacaacaacaacaactgttcCACCCACAATACGAGGTAGAGGAAATCCAAGTAAATCTATCCCAGTGTAATCAAGGGCTTGATTATTAGTTTAATTTGAAATTTGCAGTTTCAGGGAGGAATAATGGCGttggggaacatgacaccaatGCAGCTACTGGTGAGTTAAGTTGATTCAAGTGATTATTATTAGATTATTATTTTGTAGTATATTTTTCTAGCTCATATTTGAACAAATAATACTGAATCTCTCT belongs to Salvelinus namaycush isolate Seneca chromosome 20, SaNama_1.0, whole genome shotgun sequence and includes:
- the LOC120065118 gene encoding complement decay-accelerating factor-like isoform X1; protein product: MFYSNSWTKCLICLIFITSGNAECPKPQVEGNVVLTNDALLMNDFPEGEEATFECANGYLKEQGSERITCTSGKWSTLKLTCKKKDCGAPRKMPHLTYEFEEGTLFGASARAICDKGYQLMGPSYRQCYAIGWSGRPRCKVVTCDKPPEIMNGTITEKPGEELPEYGGVIQYSCNEGYTLIGNKSIECNEDGEYNSLPPECKDVNDIPLKPTATISITTTTTPTTTVPPTIRDVNDIPLKPTATISITTTTTTTTTTVPPTIRDVNDIPLKPTATISITTTTTVPPTIRVSGRNNGVGEHDTNAATGNAAVVISVISTVIVALIIVLFKLYHCYKRKGARTAPIC
- the LOC120065118 gene encoding complement decay-accelerating factor-like isoform X2; protein product: MFYSNSWTKCLICLIFITSGNAECPKPQVEGNVVLTNDALLMNDFPEGEEATFECANGYLKEQGSERITCTSGKWSTLKLTCKKKDCGAPRKMPHLTYEFEEGTLFGASARAICDKGYQLMGPSYRQCYAIGWSGRPRCKVVTCDKPPEIMNGTITEKPGEELPEYGGVIQYSCNEGYTLIGNKSIECNEDGEYNSLPPECKDVNDIPLKPTATISITTTTTPTTTVPPTIRDVNDIPLKPTATISITTTTTTTTTTVPPTIRVSGRNNGVGEHDTNAATGNAAVVISVISTVIVALIIVLFKLYHCYKRKGARTAPIC